Sequence from the Caretta caretta isolate rCarCar2 chromosome 16, rCarCar1.hap1, whole genome shotgun sequence genome:
ATTAATGTAACTGACTATTGGGAAGCTAAGTATCTCGTACAACAAAAAATAAGTCACCCATATGAGACTGCTGATCCAGCTCACAATATTTGAACTGGGTACTTCATGCAACAAGCTCTTCACCCCCACAGCTAGCAGAGAACTGACACATCTGTACTTGCCCTATCTCAGGTTGGAGGAGCAGAAGAAATGTGGGATGGGGAGATGGGGAAACACCAATGCTCTTTGAGTCCCTTTTATTGGCTGTCACATGAACAGCATCTTTGGTAATCTTAGATGACATACTCAGCCCTGGCATAAGTggttgcagctcccactgacctgaAAGGATCAGAGTCAGGGTCAATCCACCCATGTGTTTTTCCTTCAAATGGACAGAAACCACCATGCTAATAGATAGGGAGAGCTGGCATAAGAGTGAAGGATGGAAAAGTGGGTAGGTGGCAAACATCCAAACCTAGCCACAGGGCTGCAAGTTCTTCCATGTCCCCCGGTACCTGAATCAGTGCAGATGATGAGCCTCCCTAGCAACTCTAGAGTATTTTATTCCTTTGTAAGATGTTAATTCTTTCTCAAATATTAACTTAAAAACAAGTGTCTCTGTCATGGCGAACACTGACTTCCTATTGTGCTCACCCAGGGAATTATTGACGTCTAAATCTTATTCTAAATGACCACAACACCCTGTTGGATTAACAAACCACAGTGCGGCTATCAGCTGAATTCTGTCCTAATGCGCCCCCTGCTGTAGGTCAGATGAATATCAGCAACAATTGtatggtcccaggacattagagaagcaaggagggtgaggtaatatcttttactgggccgacttctgttggtgagcgagacaagctttcgagcttacacagagctcttcttcagctctgggaaatctacacagagcgtcacagctaaatacggggtggaacagattgtttagcataagttaTTAACATGTATTTCTAGGGACCATTAACCTTGAacaacttatgctaaacaatctgttccaccccgtatttagctgtgacgctctgtgtagatttcccagagctgaagaagagctctgtgtaagctcgaaagcttgtctcgctcaccaacagaagtcggcccagtaaaagatattacctcatctaccttgctTCTCTAATCAGCAACTATTGCAAGAACCCTTTCAATACCTAGTATGTAATAGGAAATGATGATTGTTTTATCAATTGCaatgttgccaactttcacaatatTATCTTGAGTTTCACTATTATCTTGAGATAATTAGTGTACTCCTTAAGGCCCCAGCTCCCAAAAACAAGGGAGTATTTcaaatctgagctttcatttttaaaaaagtcagtttCTAACCTTAATGGTTGCAGAGCAAAGCTTAGAAATGTGATGCTGGAATATCCTGAGAGCTCAAAACACAGAAAGTATATAAAAACAACCccaaattaattatttattataaatcTCATAATTTGTaagataatctcatgattttgggtgtccTGATTCATGTCTTTTGACCACTTGGTATCGGCTATACTACTTCCACCCTTTACCAAGGTTCTCTGGGTGTAGCACAAAACAATTAACTACAGCTGCAACAACAAGAAaagcaaacaattaaaaaaaaaacaaaataaatttaagaCGTGTAAAACAATGAAACACTAGAGATAAATTAAAATAGAACCGGTTTGATTCTTCTGTCATGTACATCTGTCTTATGTGTAACTCCACTCTCTGCTGTGGAGTTATGTCTGATTTAAATCTGCCAAAACAGTAAAATAAGGCCCAATGATTCTATAAGCactaattttttaaatgataggttcTAGCTACCTTCGGCTTTCTCCATAATTTACATCAGCACATCCCAGAAAAAAACAGCTCTCCAGGTTCATTACCAGtactaaaaggaaaacaaaggaggACAATGTGGTACAATAAATGGGGCACTGACCTGATAGCCAGAAGGCACAGGTTCTGTTCTGTCCTCTACTAtggatctgctgtgtgacctggggggCAAGTCACTCCATTGCTCtgtgcctctttccccctcctggGTCCTTGGGAAAGGAACTACACTTAAGGCTCACCATGTTACTCAGTGCATCGTTGGAAGGCACCCAGATACAAGAATAATAGGGATGGTATAAGAATCTGAATGGAAGAGTGGTGAATGAGCTGTAAAAAGTACAGGCTTGGGGGATGCCACACAAGGGCATGGAGGCTACAggctgaggtgtgtgtgtgggagccgCACGCAGGACTTGAGGCAACAGGCGAGGATTTGGGGGTGAAAGCAAAGGCGCTGTGGGAGGGAAGCTAGTTTATGGTCTCCAAGCTGCAGAGAAGTGGAAGAGGCACAAAtgaaggggctggagcaggaggacCCACACAAAGCGGGTGGGGAGGCGGGTGGGAGCCACACAAAGGCTGTCAGGCCTTGTTTGAGCCACAAAGCCcttgggagagggggctgggaagcTATGGAATGTCAAGAGCCAGGCTGTTCCAGGGGGCGCTGTTCCCCCACCTCGCCCCCTTGCAGTCTGGCTGGGGGCAGGTTGTTGTGGCAGGAACCGTTCTTCCCCGGAACCTTGGTGCTGCACCGGCTGGGGGAGCGCGTTGAGGGGCGGACCGGAGGGGGTGTGTGTCGCAGAACCGGGCGGCGGAGGCGGCGCGGCGGGAGATGGCGGCCGGGGGAGGCGGGGAGCAGGGCTCGGCCGTGCTCGAGCTGCCTCGCGGCCCGCGGCTGGTGTGCGTGGAGTATCCGGGCCTGGTGCGCGACGTGGGcaagatgctgcagactctggggGGAGACGAGGGGGTGTCCCGGGtaaggggggccccggggggagggcGAGCGAGCTCGGGGTAACCAGGCTTCCTGGGTAAAGGATGCCCGGGTGGCGGGGGCTTTCCTGGCTGGTTGCAGGCCTGTTGGGGCGGGTTCCTGGGTGAGGGGTTCCCTGGGTGCGGGTCATCCGGGGTAACGTGGGGATGGAGCTAAGGGcttcctgggggaggggttgtcccAGTAAATCTCAGGGAGCGGGTGGGGGTGCGCTGCGGAGGGGGGCTGGGAACAGGGTGCTCTTGGTAAGCGTTGACTGGGTTACAGTGAGAAGGGCCTGGGATTTTTCAGAAGGTGGGAGATGTCCTGGTTAACGGGACCTCAaggggaaggaggctgggggCTATCCTAGCGAAGCAGAGGGCGAAGGATAGAGGGAGATGTTGGAGATGTTAACTTCGGAGGTGGGGGGCGGGTAATGAAGGTATTTGTCATGGATAAAGGGAGCCCTGGGAAGAGGGTCTAGAGTGCTGAGTAAGGGTGGATGATCCAGTTCAGCGCTTGCTGTGGGTGACCCCATAAGGTACGTGCTGGGATTAGAGTAGGGCTCAGGTAGGGGTATTAGATAGACTGTAATTGGAGGGCAATGCCGTAAATAAGAGTGTGAGAATCTATGGTTCTCTGGGGTAAAGAGACTTGCTCTGGCATGGTGCTCCGTGGAAAGGAGGTGATGGTCACTAAGGGAAGACAGGGATAGCGTTTTGGTttggaggtggattgggcagggggTATGATGCAAAGGAaaattcagtgggtttttttggagggACAAATTTGATGTTGAAAAGTGCTTACACTCTTGGTAATGTAGATATATGCCGACCCTGGAAAAAGGCTCGAGTTGTACTTCCGCCCCAAGGATCCCTACTGCCATCCTGTGTGTGCCAACCGTTTCCCTACCTCCTCCATGCTGTTCAAGGTAAAGAGGAAGATCAGGAGGaagcagctggaagctgaaggaGAAACCCAACAGGAAGTCAAGTTTGAAATGGAAGTTCTTGGGGTTGTCTCCACTGTTTACAAATTTCAAGGTAGTAATTTCATCGGACCATGTGTGTGGAGTAGTGACTAGCAGTTCTGGTGGGAAAAGGGCAGTGCTCCCTCTTGCTTGAGTCCAACAAACAGTGTGTTCAGAAAACCCTGCATGTCAGCCTTACAGTGGTGGTATCTAGGGACCTCAATGTGTGACCTGGATTTGATACCGTCCCCCTTCTGTACTGTGACTTAATAATACATTGTCCTCTCTGCTGTTGCATTAGGTTATGGTGTAATCCAAGATGTTCTATAATGGATGCACCTatgcaggaggaaggggaaaagtaGTAGTTTCATGtattattgtttttaatctttagTTGACTGCTTGGCAGATGTTTAAGATAAGGAAATAGAAAGTATTATGCTTTGAAAGTGAAAGTAGGACAAGGCTTCCAGGGTGCTTTTATGAATGCAGTGTAGGGGGACCGTGGTGCTGCTTCCTAACGTGAATTAATACCTAGCCCATTTAACTCAGCTCAGGAAACAGCATCTTCCCTGAGTGAGCTGTCTGAGGAAAGGAGAACTAGGTATTGTGCAGCATATTATTGTCTCTGATACATACCTTTTATCTTGACTTTTCCTTCCTCATAGGAATGTCTGATTTCCAGTACCTGGCAATGCATTCTGGACCTGATAGCAAACAGATCTCTATGTATGACAAGGTCTTGATGCTCAAACCAGAAAAGGAGGAATTCTTCAATAGGGAATTGCCCCTCTACATCCCCCCACCTATTTTTTCACGTCTGGACACCCCTATAGACTATTTCTATCGGCCAGATGTACAACACCGGTCAGTGCCTTTTCTTGTGATGTAGTAAATAGTTACATTGTCTCTTGAATGAATAGATAATGGAAACCTTTTACTGGGCCAGCATATCACTTATAAAATCTGAATTTTCAAGTTCACTGGGAGGATATCCCTGCTTCATTACCTGAAGAAATCTCTTGTAGTATAACTGGCGTGGTTCAGTAGTACAGGATCTTTCAAAATGGCCTATAAGAAAAATGATGGGGTTTGATGACCTTGGGGGTCATGTTGTTTGTATCAGGCAGCGATCATGACCAAAGCATAGGacgcttttgttttttgtttctttgtccaGAGTCTATCTATGTAattgaaatgagaaaaaaatagaattaaagTAACCAATATACCACTGAGTGAGTGTTTTTTAATGTGGAATCTGTGCTCTTTCAGTCATATGCCTCATCAGGGCAAACAGCTATAACTGATATATGCCTTTGTTATAtctctctttctgtgttagcTTTGTTTGTTTCAATACAATATGGACAAAAATACTTGGAAGGTAGCACGGGCTAAATGAGGCTCTGAAAGTCAAGAGCTCTGCCACTAGCAAGtgtgtggtcttgggcaagtcactacttTCTGTTTCCTTATTCTTGTTCTGAACTAACTGAGATGATAATTATAGTCACCTGCACAAAATAGGTCTCTCCAGAGTGGAGATAAGGGGTTGCTTAGTTGGGGCTTGTGGCCTATTAAGTTGTTTCTGGTTTGAGTTTAGTGGACTTCCTTTCTGTTTGGGGGGAACAAGTGCCATTgtcacagagattttttttttaaaaaaaaggaagaaatgggTAGAAAGTATACTGTGGGGAAGTAATCCTGCACTAGCCTACTGGGGATTGAACAAAGGAGCCCTGTGGAGAAAATTGCACTGTGTAAGAGAGAGCCATTAATGGGATCATGTTTTGGGAAATACAGTCTGGTGGATAGCACTGCAATCTCACCTCACTTTGCTTTCAGGCAGTCTCAAAACAAACATCAAAAATAGTGTGCCGTATCCTAGAGAATTGTGCAGTATGTAAATGTGGTTCTTACTGGAAAAGTATTAATGTGATTTCAAATCTCATTGTGGCAGAGGACTTCCAGCTTGTGGCATTCAAGGTTCTGAGAAAAAGGAAGGATAGCCTCATAGTCAAGGTTGTGGATTAAAACTCCAGAGACCTGGATTAATTTCAATCTGTCACAGATATTCTGTGAGATCTGGGCAAATCACTTGTCTGTGTGCttcagttcccaatctgtaaaagggggataatagcacttctctactTCACCGATGTTTGTGAGGAAAAATACAGTATCAACTGTGAGGTGCTCTGTCACTACACTGATGAATGCTATATAAGTATCTTAGATAGGTTTTTCCCTCAGAACCATAAAGAGTTAGGATCTCACCTGCGTGTCCATTTTCCATCCCATGCATTCTCTTCCCTAAAAGCCTTCTGTCTACTTTAAACCCAAACTAAAACTATAACAAAATAAATCttttagttttttttgttttaaatttccatTCTTCTCCCAGTATTGAGATGCAGCTTGAGACTATTTGGcagcttctttctctctctccccctccctagAAATTTTGGCAGGTGAGCTGAGAAATCCCATTTTAATAGCTGCTTTAAagctttttgtttcatttgtgaggtcccttccaaccctgatattctatgattctatgattaggcaCTCTTGGCGGGCTCCCAAGTGAAACTTTGGGTTGAAGGTCTGTTGCATCTAAACATAAGAGAAAATTTCCACTCCTAAGAGTGGGAGTTGGACACTGCATGGTAATGTGAAGTTGTATCAGTTTGGCCTTTTGGCTGGCTTCCATGTGTTTCCAGTGAGCTGGAGGTTGATGGAGAGTGGTGCAAGAGCACATGCCATGTGTTGTTGGGCTAGCATTCACTGGCACTGTTTGCTTCTgttactttgtttgtttgttttgccataAATGAAATCTGTGATGTCTCCCACGAGAAACATCTTTATTTTTCTCACTGTTGTCCTTCATTGGGGCTAAAAAGTGCAAATAAATATAATCTGACTCCAGGATTGAATTTTTAACTGCTCCATTGCCTTATCTCCCTGTATATCCCTGTACTCTTGGTGACTGTAGCAATGGGAACATAAAGTAGGTACCCATGGAAGCTAAGCCTGCCTTTGTGGATTGAAAATTCTGATTGAGTGACTAACATGTaatgcagaggtccccaaactatgGGGCATGCACCTGAAGGTGGGCGTGGAGGAACATTCAgaggggcacagcaggctcaTGCCAGCCCCCACTGGGGGGGGACGAGTGGAGGGGAGtaccgccccgcccccagctctgctcctgcccccagccgtggctctgctcctggccccatccccagcctcagtGTGGCTCCGTACCCAGCTGCAGGCCCCTGTCAgtggctctgttcccagcctctgcccccttaCCTCGTCCACATTCCTCCGCCCCTGAGCCGCATCACCGCTCCCGGCTccagggagggggcggcggggcgCAGACCCTCaaaaatttggggaccactggagtAAGGTTTATTTCAGTTAATATCAGTACATGGAAGCTCTGTCCTAGGGGTATTGGACATCGATCATAGTTTTCTCATTGGAAGAGTGATTCTCAACTTTTTCACTCTGGACTACTCCATAAGGGAGTCTTTAATGGTGACCTATCTTGGACTACCCAAATCCATGTTTACTTGTGACCCAAATATCTTCCGACCCTAGATCTTGAGGGGCAAAGGGCTAGTTCAGAAACCCCTTATTCTACCTAATGCaattccccaccaccacttttTCTAAGACCAGAAAATAAACTTATTTTCCACGTGGTTCAGTGGAGGCCACTAAGtgtaaaagaggaggaggaagaaagtaTGACTAATACTTTGCATTGCTTCTTAGGGATGGCTACAACAATCCCCAGGTGTCTTGTGAGAACCTGATCGGCCTCAGCAGGGCCCGTCGACCACACAATGCCATCTTTGTGAACTTTGATGATGATGACATCCCCACTAAGCCGCTAGAGCCTGCAGTGCAGACCTGGAAGAAAGTGTGCACCAATCCTGTGGATAAAAACGTggaggaagagctgagaaaggtaCAGGCCAAATCTCAGGGGAAGGGACTGGGCCAAAAGCCACCCCAGTGCACAGTGTGTGGGAGAAACTTCATCAGCTGCCTTCAGTGACTTTTTTGACTTCCCGGAAAACTGCTATCTACAAGGATTTATTTTATATATCTGTGTTTAACATTATTTACAGACCTCCACAAAGGATTCTAAAGACTGATCAAGGTGCTGTATTATAAATGTGATGGTGAATGAGACAGTGTGGTCTGATCATTAGAGCAGGGAACGGAAAGCCAGAACTCATGGGTTCTGTTTATATTTCTGCCTCTTATTTGCTGTGTAATTTTGTCAGTGTTTTATCCCTCTCTCTGTTTCttgatttgtaaaatgggaatgataacaCGGATGTACCTGGTTATAATATTTAATGTTTGCCAAGTCCTTTGAAATCTTGAGGTgtaaggtgctatagaaatattAGATCCCCAGGACACTTACAATTCTCATTGCCAAGAGTTTTAGGGTTCTTCATGGTTTTATGAAAATTCTATTGGAAGCAAGAGTAAATACACTGAAGGATAGGGCATGGCTTAAACCACCAAGGAGAAGCTATAATTATCCTAAGTTACTTGAAACCTGAACAGCCAGGTGGTACATCCATTACCTTCTTCCACTTCCCCACGTATTTTAAACTTTGAGTGAATTATGTGTTCTTAAATGTGAGATATATGGGATGAAAGTTTATCAGGAGCAACTCTGTTAAAGGCAGTGGATGTCATGTGTCTGAAACCCTACCCATAGCTCTGAAAATGTATCCTTTTCATGTGGGCATATATTGTGAAACCATATCTTTCAGTTTGCCTGAGCCTACCAGCTCTCAAGCCATTCAGGAGCAGAGCCCGTCTATTGTACTGAATTTTCTGGTGTGTTTTTGTTGATGGGACAGGCCACTGCCTAGGGACTAAGCTGAGACCACTGTTCATTTCATGTGCTACCCAAGTTAGTATTTGAGCCTGTCTCTTCAGAGATGAAAGGCAGGCTTGTTCCCTCGCTGTGCCAACATCCCTTAAATAAGGcttatttttacttttctttccatTGCCATCGTGCTGCACTGTAGAAATGCGGTGACAGCTTTTAGTCTGGGGCAGAGGCTGTAATAAAAAGCAGATTCCCATTAGGAAATCGAAATTGGCATTATTAACGCTTACTCTCCACTTTGTGTGTTTCTTTAGCTGTTTGAGATTCGTCCCATCTGGTCTCGGAATGCTGTAAAGGCCAATATCAGTGTCCATCCGGACAAGCTTAAACTTCTGCTACCATATTTGGCTTATTATATGGTGAGTTTCTTTGTATACCTGCTGTGCAGCTTGTTCTTATTTGAGGCAGACTTGGGGGCAAAGGGATGAGAGAACCAGCTGGATGTCTAAGGACAATTCCTGGTTATCTACTGTTCAGATTCCCCTGTCTGGTACCCAAAGCTTTGCATTAAATATCCTTAAGTAGGAATTCCAACTTTTTTTgggaggggtggagagaggaggaaaatcTTGCTTCCAAATGGAACCCACGCATAGTTACCAATTAAAGCAATGAGTGATGCAGTGGCTTTGTGCTACTGTTGGTTCTGGTCTGCCTTACAGTTATAGTAACAAACAGTCAAATTGACTGTCTGTCTGGAAATGCTAGCAGGAGCCCTCAAAAAAAGTCTGCTGTGAGCTTTGGACTTCATTTCTGAAATCACAAATATCTGCAGCATGTAGCCTTCCTTTGCCCAAGGTTAGGTGTGTTGAAAGGGggaaaagagggagggagggagaatctgtaaaataaatattttggggtAACACTGTTGCGCTCATTAAACTCTGCATCTCTGTACTGTCTCCTGTAACCACTCATACTCTGTATCTGTGCAGCTCACAGGTCCCTGGAGAAGCCTGTGGGTTCGGTATGGGTATGACCCCAGAAAACATCCCGAAGCAAAGATTTATCAAGTCCTGGACTTCAGAATTCGCTGTGGAATGAAATATGGTAAAATGGCCCAAGCAAAATAGATTCACTAaaacgccgccccccccccccccagctcttctGTCAtctctttccatttgtttttaaaccctCAGGGCTTCTTTCCTCAAGCTTTCTGTTCGCAGAAAGGTGCGGGAGAGGAGGTTGTACCGGTGATTGTTTCTGAATTTCCTTCCCTAGAATCTATGGGGACATCCGATAACCCCAAGTTAGAGGAGCAGAAGGGACTTTTATTTGGCCACTGGGCATATTCCAGGCCTAACAAAAAGCTACTCAACTTCCTTCCTTGTTATGTTCACAACACAAATGTGTGTCAGTGGGATATCTTGTTATCTTCCTTCCCACTCCAGGACCTGCTACAATTTCAGAAGGGGGAGACATTTAAAATGCCACCTAAGGATTCGTTTCTTTGTCATTTCTTCCACTTCCAGAAGGGACCAATTGGGTGACTGTTACAAGGATGACTTGTCCATCTGGCCAACTAATGCTGGAGaagcaatttcttttaaaaaaataaataataacaacatttAATGCCACCAGCTGGAAAAGCACATAAGACTTGTGCAAAATGAAGGAATGTGCATTATGAACTCAAGGATGCATCTGGCTCTTATCCATCCTCATCCGCCCTACAAGAAAAATCCCATAGTGCCCTATCAGATGCTACAGACAACACAGTGAGAGTTTAAGatcttttagctcagtggttctcaaacttttgtactggtgacccctttcatagcAAGCCTGTGaatgcaaccccccttataaattaaaaacaccttttttttatatatttaacaccattataactGCTGGAGggaaagtggggtttggggtggaggctgacagctcgcgacccccccatgtgataaccttgcgacccccagtttgagaacccctgttttagcTTATTCCATTGCATGAGTTTTTGGTTTATACCATTGTAACACATCTGGGGTGTGTTGTTTTTACCAATTCGTTTGGCCTATTTAAGTTTAGTGCAGTGCTCAGCTCTGTACAAAACACCTCATTTATTGCATTTTCGTACTTCAATTTCATACGTTCCCTGCCATAGTTTTAGATGTGTGATGTAAATTTAGGTCTctctttttttgtgggggggtttCAATACAATAATGATAGTGCTTATTCTTCAAGGATCTCAGAGCTCTTCACAAACTACTAAATCTCTAAGTATTATCATCTCTAT
This genomic interval carries:
- the GTF3C5 gene encoding general transcription factor 3C polypeptide 5; the encoded protein is MAAGGGGEQGSAVLELPRGPRLVCVEYPGLVRDVGKMLQTLGGDEGVSRIYADPGKRLELYFRPKDPYCHPVCANRFPTSSMLFKVKRKIRRKQLEAEGETQQEVKFEMEVLGVVSTVYKFQGMSDFQYLAMHSGPDSKQISMYDKVLMLKPEKEEFFNRELPLYIPPPIFSRLDTPIDYFYRPDVQHRDGYNNPQVSCENLIGLSRARRPHNAIFVNFDDDDIPTKPLEPAVQTWKKVCTNPVDKNVEEELRKLFEIRPIWSRNAVKANISVHPDKLKLLLPYLAYYMLTGPWRSLWVRYGYDPRKHPEAKIYQVLDFRIRCGMKYGYAPSDMPVKAKRSTYNYSLPITIKKPVSHTVSVQDLKHGLDTASTSSAKKPASSRYKLKDSIYIFQEGDLPPYRQMFYQLCDLNVDSLQKIIHRNDGMEAECTERDGWCLQKTSDDLRDTMSLMIKQIIRSTRPALFSSTSNTEDGKEQLTYDSGEEEDEEEEEDFKPSDGSENEMETEILDYV